The Fulvivirga ligni genome window below encodes:
- a CDS encoding exo-beta-N-acetylmuramidase NamZ family protein codes for MNRLILLVSFFIAFSSCGVSQSQDTPHITPGAYNLPAYLPLLKDKNIGLVVNQTSEISGTHLVDSLLDYGIKIKAVFAPEHGFRGQAADGELVKDGVDTKTKLPIISLYGKHKKPTKEDLQGIDLIIFDIQDVGTRFYTYISTMHLVMEACAENNVNFMVLDRPNPNGMYIDGPIRTAELQGFVAMDPIPILHGLTVGELALMINGEGWLNNKVKCDLQVIPVKDYKHEDKYALPVKPSPNLPNDLAIELYPTLCLFEGTVISVGRGTYEPFLQIGHPQFTDMKDSFKPVSIKGMSVYPPLEGETCYGINFSHKKNIEGGLHLNYLIDFYQKYKGEDFFKPYFNTLAGNKILQEQIKNGLSEAEIKKSWQKELKDFKQIRTKYLLYPDFN; via the coding sequence TCATGTGGTGTTTCTCAATCTCAGGACACACCGCACATCACTCCTGGAGCCTATAACCTACCTGCTTACCTGCCATTGTTAAAAGACAAAAATATAGGCCTGGTTGTTAACCAAACCTCTGAAATTAGTGGTACTCACCTGGTAGATTCACTACTGGATTATGGAATTAAGATAAAAGCCGTATTTGCTCCTGAGCATGGCTTTAGAGGTCAGGCTGCCGATGGCGAGCTGGTAAAAGATGGCGTTGACACCAAAACCAAGCTGCCCATTATTTCGCTTTATGGTAAGCATAAAAAGCCAACTAAAGAAGATTTACAGGGGATAGACCTCATCATATTTGACATACAGGATGTAGGCACACGTTTTTACACCTACATCAGCACCATGCACCTGGTAATGGAAGCATGTGCCGAAAATAATGTAAATTTTATGGTGCTAGACCGCCCCAACCCCAATGGCATGTACATAGATGGCCCCATCAGAACGGCTGAGCTTCAAGGCTTTGTAGCTATGGATCCCATTCCTATTTTGCATGGACTTACCGTAGGCGAACTGGCGCTCATGATCAATGGAGAAGGCTGGCTCAATAATAAGGTGAAGTGCGACCTGCAAGTGATTCCAGTAAAGGATTACAAGCATGAGGACAAGTATGCCTTACCAGTAAAGCCGTCGCCCAACTTACCAAATGACTTGGCCATTGAGCTTTATCCTACCCTTTGTTTGTTCGAGGGTACGGTTATTAGTGTGGGCAGAGGCACTTACGAACCGTTTCTACAAATTGGTCACCCGCAGTTTACAGACATGAAAGATAGCTTTAAACCCGTGAGTATTAAAGGTATGTCAGTATATCCACCACTGGAAGGGGAAACATGTTACGGCATTAACTTTTCACATAAAAAAAACATAGAAGGCGGCCTTCATCTGAATTATTTAATTGATTTTTACCAAAAATATAAGGGTGAAGACTTTTTTAAACCCTATTTTAACACCCTTGCCGGAAATAAAATATTGCAAGAACAGATTAAAAACGGTCTCTCTGAAGCAGAGATTAAGAAATCATGGCAGAAAGAGCTTAAAGAT